The Mycolicibacterium aichiense region CCGCCGCGGCGATCATGACGATTTCGTTCGGCGCGCTGTTCGCGGCGAAGGTGTCCTTCATGCGCATGTTCGGGGTGGGTCTGACCTTGGCGATCGTCCTCGATGCGACGGTCGTACGGATGATGCTTCTGCCCGCGTTCATGCACTTGCTGGGCCGGCACAACTGGTGGGCACCGGCCCCGATCGCCCGCTGGCATGCCCGTCTGACCGGTCATCCGACGTCGCCGGCCGCCCCGGTGAAAAAAGAACCCATCCATGGCGGCGTCGACTCCGAATGATGGATGCCATCGTTTGTCCCAGGAAGGACCATCGTTGCCCCAGCAAAGGCCATCGTTGCCCCAGGAAAGGATTGGGCCGTTGACCAGCGGTGACAGAGCCGGCACGCCACTCATGACGCACGTCGCCGGGCAATCGGGTGAGCACCGGGCACCGGGCAGCCCGTTGTCGGCCGAGTCGACCCGCCTGCTCGACGACGTGCGCGCCTCGGCCCGCGCCTACGTGGGCGACTTCGTGCGGACCGAGTGTGTGCCCCGCTTGGCGCACTCGGGGGTCGATATCGCCGGTGAGGTGCTGGCCGACTTCGTGGACGGCGGCAAGTATCTGCGCTCGACGTTCATGTATCTGGGCTGGTTGTCGGGTGCCGGGGCCAGCGAGGCCGCACTGCGCGCATCGGCCAGCCTGGAGTTGCTCCACGCATTCGCGCTCATCCAGGATGACGTGATGGACGGTTCGGTGATGCGCCGTGCCAAGCCGTCGGTCCACGTGCGATTGCGGCAATGGCATCGCGACCGCTCCCTGGGCGGGCCCGCGGACCGTTTCGGCGAGTCGGCGGCGACACTGCTGGCCGACCTGTGCCTGGTGTGGGCCGAGCAGATGCTGCGCCGCAGCGGGGTCGATGCCGATGCCCTGGCCAGGGTCTGGCCGCGCTACGACGACATGCGGGTTGAGCTGGCCGTCGGGCAGTTCGCAGACCTGGTGGGTGGTTCCGGGGGCCTGCCGACGTTGGATGCCGTGCTCGACATGCTGTGCCGCAAATCGGGGAACTACACCGTGCGGCGACCTCTGGAGCTCGGCGCGGAGATGGCCGGGTGCGATGCCACGGTCCTCGATGCGCTGTCGGGATA contains the following coding sequences:
- a CDS encoding polyprenyl synthetase family protein, whose product is MTHVAGQSGEHRAPGSPLSAESTRLLDDVRASARAYVGDFVRTECVPRLAHSGVDIAGEVLADFVDGGKYLRSTFMYLGWLSGAGASEAALRASASLELLHAFALIQDDVMDGSVMRRAKPSVHVRLRQWHRDRSLGGPADRFGESAATLLADLCLVWAEQMLRRSGVDADALARVWPRYDDMRVELAVGQFADLVGGSGGLPTLDAVLDMLCRKSGNYTVRRPLELGAEMAGCDATVLDALSGYGATIGEAFQLRDDVLGVFGSPAVTGKSACTDMESHKATSVLVAAHELADPQVRSQLDELRALPELDDDAVERWRSLVRASGAVHWVEDRIVQLRTRALNLLDSVQIPEQPRSALTGMAHACTVRVA